One Methylophaga marina DNA window includes the following coding sequences:
- a CDS encoding response regulator transcription factor yields MSKTTILLIDDHAILRDGYQHLLNSSGFHVIDQASNSEEGYRLYVTHKPDVCIIDISMPGAGGLECIRRIIARDPQAKILVCTMHDDSTLAMRAMDMGARGYITKSCPSSVLIEAVKTIANRGHYLSTEIARSIAMEKLIHADQKVHSLSHQEFAVFRMVAEGKSINEMADNLALAPKTVSNYKTNMMRKLGTNNLAEIIFLAQKTGLITTPPN; encoded by the coding sequence ATGTCTAAAACTACTATCTTACTAATTGATGACCATGCCATTTTGCGTGATGGTTACCAGCATTTATTAAATTCATCAGGATTTCATGTGATTGATCAGGCCAGTAACTCTGAAGAGGGCTACCGTCTTTATGTGACACATAAGCCTGATGTCTGCATTATCGATATCAGTATGCCTGGCGCCGGTGGCCTCGAATGTATCAGGCGTATTATCGCACGAGACCCACAAGCTAAAATTCTTGTCTGCACAATGCATGATGACTCAACTCTGGCTATGCGGGCAATGGATATGGGCGCACGAGGCTATATCACGAAATCCTGTCCTTCTTCTGTGTTAATTGAGGCAGTAAAAACCATTGCAAACCGTGGTCATTATCTCAGTACCGAGATTGCTCGCTCCATCGCCATGGAAAAGTTGATTCATGCTGATCAAAAAGTACACTCCTTATCGCACCAGGAATTTGCTGTATTTCGTATGGTCGCTGAGGGCAAAAGTATCAATGAAATGGCAGATAACCTGGCCTTGGCACCCAAAACCGTATCCAACTACAAAACAAATATGATGCGAAAACTAGGCACCAATAATTTAGCTGAGATTATTTTTCTGGCTCAAAAAACGGGGTTGATTACTACACCGCCTAATTAA
- a CDS encoding PQQ-binding-like beta-propeller repeat protein — protein sequence MREMHHSRWSKIGTALAVSSALGLMSSMSVANDKLVELSKSNENWVMQGKDFSGTHYSTAKQINKDNVKKLRPSWSFSTGVLNGHEGAPLVVDGTMFIHTPFPNNTFAIDLDEPGVIKWEHKPKQDPAARAVACCDVVNRGLAYWPGDDKAPAMIVKSLLDGHVVALNAETGEEYWKVENGDISVGQTETAAPFVAKDLVIQGSSGAELGVRGYVTAYDIHTGEMVWRWYATGPDADVGLDKDFNKHNPHYGQKGLGTSTWEDNAWKIGGGTNWGWYAYDPDLDMFYYGSGNPAPWNETMRPGDNKWTMTIWGRDLETGLAKFGYQKTPHDEWDYAGVNVMMLSEQKDKNGKMRKLLTHPDRNGIVYTLDRETGDLVSANKMDDTANWVKKLT from the coding sequence ATGAGAGAAATGCATCATAGCCGGTGGTCAAAAATCGGTACTGCGCTTGCTGTCTCATCCGCACTCGGATTGATGTCAAGCATGTCAGTTGCAAATGATAAGTTAGTAGAACTGTCAAAAAGCAATGAAAACTGGGTAATGCAAGGGAAAGACTTCTCAGGCACCCACTACAGTACTGCCAAACAAATTAATAAAGATAACGTTAAAAAACTACGTCCATCATGGTCATTCTCAACAGGTGTACTCAACGGTCACGAAGGTGCGCCGCTTGTTGTAGATGGCACAATGTTCATTCATACACCATTCCCAAATAACACCTTTGCTATCGATCTGGATGAACCAGGTGTGATCAAATGGGAACACAAACCAAAACAAGATCCTGCAGCTCGTGCTGTGGCATGTTGTGACGTTGTAAACCGTGGTTTAGCTTACTGGCCAGGTGATGACAAAGCACCAGCCATGATCGTTAAGAGCTTACTGGATGGTCACGTTGTCGCGTTAAATGCTGAAACAGGTGAAGAATACTGGAAAGTAGAAAACGGTGACATCAGCGTAGGCCAAACAGAAACTGCAGCACCATTCGTTGCTAAAGACCTGGTTATCCAAGGTTCTTCTGGTGCGGAATTAGGTGTTCGTGGTTATGTCACTGCTTACGATATTCATACTGGTGAAATGGTATGGCGTTGGTATGCGACTGGTCCTGACGCAGATGTGGGTCTGGATAAAGACTTCAACAAACATAACCCTCATTATGGTCAAAAAGGTCTAGGTACATCTACCTGGGAAGATAACGCATGGAAAATCGGTGGTGGTACTAACTGGGGTTGGTACGCTTATGATCCAGATTTAGACATGTTCTATTATGGTTCAGGTAACCCTGCTCCATGGAACGAAACTATGCGTCCAGGTGATAACAAATGGACAATGACTATTTGGGGTCGTGATCTGGAAACGGGTTTAGCTAAATTCGGTTACCAAAAAACACCTCATGATGAGTGGGATTACGCCGGCGTTAACGTCATGATGCTCTCTGAGCAAAAAGACAAAAACGGCAAAATGCGTAAACTGCTGACTCACCCTGATCGTAACGGTATCGTCTACACACTGGATCGTGAAACGGGTGACTTAGTCTCTGCCAACAAAATGGATGACACGGCCAACTGGGTGAAAAAGTTGACCTAG
- a CDS encoding PQQ-binding-like beta-propeller repeat protein translates to MGHRSRDVCPSAMGFHNQGFDSYDPKRELFYLGINHLCMDWEPFMLPYRAGQFFVGANVWTYPGPKGDRQNGIGSGQVKAYNAITGDFAWEKMEKFSVWGGTMATEGGLVFYGTLDGFIKARDADNGKLLWKFKLPSGAIGHPMTYTHEGTQYVAINYGVGGWPAVGLVFDLNDPSAGLGAVGAFKELAKNTQMGGGVMVFALDGKSPYDDVSLGEYGM, encoded by the coding sequence ATGGGACACCGTTCACGTGATGTATGTCCTTCAGCGATGGGCTTCCATAATCAGGGTTTCGATTCTTATGATCCTAAACGCGAACTGTTCTACTTAGGTATTAACCACCTATGTATGGATTGGGAACCATTCATGCTTCCATACCGTGCAGGTCAGTTCTTCGTTGGTGCCAACGTATGGACATACCCTGGTCCTAAAGGTGATCGTCAAAACGGTATCGGTTCAGGCCAAGTTAAAGCCTACAACGCGATTACTGGTGACTTCGCTTGGGAAAAAATGGAGAAATTCTCTGTTTGGGGCGGCACAATGGCGACCGAAGGTGGACTGGTATTCTACGGAACACTGGATGGCTTTATCAAAGCGCGTGATGCTGACAACGGTAAGTTGTTGTGGAAATTTAAACTTCCATCAGGCGCAATTGGTCACCCAATGACATACACCCATGAAGGTACACAATACGTTGCTATCAACTATGGTGTAGGTGGTTGGCCTGCGGTTGGTCTTGTGTTTGACCTGAATGACCCATCAGCTGGTTTAGGTGCAGTAGGTGCCTTTAAAGAACTGGCGAAAAACACTCAAATGGGTGGTGGTGTCATGGTCTTCGCACTTGATGGTAAGAGCCCATATGACGATGTGAGCTTAGGTGAATACGGCATGTAA
- the moxJ gene encoding methanol oxidation system protein MoxJ: MMKRSVKKAKSGRMLPSFLALILGSGLAFNAQANTSTLKVCAASDELPYSNKQQEGFENELAKILADTMDRELEFVWSDRAAIFLVTEKLLKNQCDVVMGVDKGDPRVATSDPYYKSGYAFIYPADKGLDIENWQSPALKDMSKFAIVPGSPSEVMLREIDKYEGNFNYTMSLIGFKSRRNQYVRYAPDLLISEVVSGKADIAHIWAPEAARYVKSASVPLKMVVSEEIAPTHDGEGVRQQFEQAIAVRSDDKELLKEINTALHKADPKIKAVLKDEGIPLL; encoded by the coding sequence ATGATGAAACGAAGCGTGAAAAAAGCCAAATCAGGTCGTATGTTACCTTCATTTTTGGCACTCATATTAGGCAGTGGCTTAGCCTTTAATGCACAAGCCAATACCAGCACCCTTAAAGTGTGTGCGGCCAGTGATGAATTGCCCTACTCAAATAAGCAGCAGGAAGGCTTTGAGAATGAACTGGCAAAAATTCTAGCGGATACCATGGATCGGGAACTAGAGTTCGTCTGGTCCGATAGAGCAGCCATTTTTCTTGTGACAGAAAAGCTGCTTAAAAATCAATGTGATGTTGTCATGGGCGTAGACAAAGGTGATCCTCGTGTCGCGACCAGTGACCCATACTACAAGTCTGGCTATGCCTTTATTTATCCAGCAGACAAAGGTTTGGATATTGAAAACTGGCAAAGCCCAGCATTAAAAGATATGTCTAAATTTGCCATCGTTCCAGGCAGCCCTTCCGAAGTGATGCTGCGTGAAATTGATAAGTATGAAGGCAACTTTAACTACACCATGTCCCTAATCGGTTTTAAGTCACGCCGTAACCAGTATGTACGTTACGCACCCGATTTACTGATATCAGAAGTGGTGTCAGGTAAAGCCGATATTGCTCACATCTGGGCACCAGAAGCCGCCCGTTATGTGAAATCAGCCTCGGTTCCACTAAAGATGGTGGTATCTGAAGAAATTGCACCGACCCACGACGGAGAAGGTGTAAGACAACAGTTTGAACAAGCTATCGCCGTACGCAGTGACGATAAAGAACTGTTGAAAGAAATCAATACAGCCCTGCATAAAGCTGATCCTAAGATCAAAGCCGTATTGAAAGATGAAGGCATCCCACTCTTATAA
- the moxG gene encoding cytochrome c(L), periplasmic — protein sequence MTNKTFLPKKIRGIALLTVSVLSVAMIPVAQSQLVFRNTVTGDVLDLSFGKKGEKTEAVEHFLNTGENLYNTDEEAIKSGESLFMTACSGCHGHHAEGKLGPALGDDYYTYPKNAHDKGLFETIYGGARSMMGPQYNNLTKDEILHIMAWVRSVYWGSADKAEWLTEEQKANFEPAEVPEDFKEAMDNFNKTHH from the coding sequence ATGACTAACAAAACATTTTTGCCAAAGAAGATTCGAGGAATCGCTTTACTTACTGTCTCGGTACTCTCCGTGGCAATGATTCCTGTCGCTCAATCTCAATTGGTTTTCAGAAATACAGTCACAGGTGATGTCCTGGACTTATCTTTTGGCAAGAAAGGTGAAAAGACAGAAGCTGTTGAGCATTTTCTTAATACAGGTGAAAACCTCTACAACACAGATGAAGAAGCCATCAAGTCTGGTGAAAGCTTATTTATGACTGCATGTTCAGGCTGTCATGGACATCATGCTGAAGGCAAATTAGGTCCAGCATTAGGTGATGATTATTACACCTACCCTAAAAATGCTCATGATAAAGGCTTGTTTGAAACCATTTATGGCGGTGCCCGCAGCATGATGGGACCGCAATATAACAACCTCACTAAAGATGAAATCTTACACATCATGGCCTGGGTAAGAAGTGTTTACTGGGGTTCTGCAGATAAAGCTGAGTGGTTAACTGAAGAGCAGAAAGCTAACTTTGAACCAGCAGAAGTGCCAGAAGACTTCAAAGAAGCTATGGATAACTTTAATAAAACTCATCATTAA
- a CDS encoding methanol dehydrogenase has product MKLKTIAVTCSALMMLSGASAVMAYDGTKCKAPGDCWEAKPGFPDKIKGSKYDPKHSEKELNKQDAALKAMEKRNAERVEQFKKTGKWVY; this is encoded by the coding sequence ATGAAACTAAAAACAATCGCTGTGACTTGTTCAGCCCTGATGATGTTATCAGGCGCCAGTGCAGTTATGGCTTATGATGGTACTAAATGTAAAGCACCTGGCGATTGCTGGGAAGCTAAGCCTGGATTCCCAGATAAAATCAAAGGTTCTAAGTACGATCCTAAACACAGTGAAAAAGAACTGAACAAACAAGATGCTGCGTTAAAAGCTATGGAAAAACGCAATGCTGAACGTGTTGAACAGTTCAAAAAAACAGGTAAATGGGTTTATTAA
- a CDS encoding AAA family ATPase: MNQLSNTSTIAMSDWHALIRQMETSINNTILGQEHIVRLMTIATLSRGHILLEGDVGVGKTTLLKTVAECLGGNFERIEGTIDLMPHDLVYYTYIAENGKPGVSSGPVLKHGDELSIFFFNEINRARPQVHSLLLRIMAERSVHAFNQTHYFPHLQVFADRNRIEKDETFELPAAARDRFMMELHVEQPKSETQLKDLMFNPRFHDADKLVDSADKAVVPFQQLNDIAVAIQEHVHTSEKVQDYGYHLCRALREPAEYGIQITDVDTNNMIRGGMGPRGISYLARGAKVNAWLNGRDALLPEDFHMIIRQIAKHRLFLNPVYDYNRDDIVESLITAALNTIQSP, from the coding sequence ATGAACCAGCTATCAAATACATCAACGATAGCGATGTCAGATTGGCATGCGCTTATTCGTCAGATGGAAACCAGCATCAATAACACGATTCTCGGTCAGGAACACATTGTCAGATTAATGACCATTGCCACCCTGTCCAGAGGGCATATCCTGCTTGAAGGTGATGTCGGTGTCGGTAAAACGACCTTATTGAAAACGGTAGCCGAATGTCTGGGTGGTAACTTTGAACGGATTGAAGGCACCATCGATCTGATGCCGCACGATCTCGTTTACTACACCTATATTGCCGAAAATGGTAAACCAGGCGTGAGTTCAGGACCGGTTCTGAAACATGGCGATGAACTCTCTATCTTCTTTTTCAATGAGATTAACCGAGCACGGCCACAAGTCCACTCTTTATTATTAAGAATCATGGCTGAACGCAGCGTGCATGCATTTAACCAAACACACTATTTCCCTCATTTGCAGGTGTTTGCTGACCGTAATCGTATTGAAAAAGATGAAACCTTTGAGCTGCCTGCAGCGGCACGTGACCGTTTTATGATGGAACTGCATGTCGAGCAGCCAAAGTCAGAAACACAACTGAAAGATCTGATGTTCAATCCTCGTTTTCATGATGCTGACAAACTGGTTGACTCTGCTGATAAAGCAGTCGTACCGTTTCAGCAGTTGAATGATATTGCGGTTGCCATTCAAGAGCATGTTCACACCAGTGAAAAAGTGCAGGACTATGGCTATCATCTTTGCCGCGCTCTGCGTGAACCGGCTGAATATGGCATTCAAATCACCGATGTGGATACCAACAATATGATCCGTGGTGGTATGGGACCACGCGGTATTAGTTATCTGGCTCGTGGAGCCAAAGTTAATGCTTGGCTGAATGGGCGTGATGCGCTTTTGCCAGAAGATTTCCATATGATCATCCGGCAGATAGCCAAACATCGATTATTCCTGAACCCTGTCTATGACTATAACCGTGATGATATTGTTGAATCACTTATCACGGCAGCGTTGAATACCATTCAATCGCCATGA
- a CDS encoding vWA domain-containing protein, with protein MNLAFHLPWLLVLLPLSLLPFFNSLFDRHATPSRQLIKLNPLTIWLNRLIKLSAAFAIASVIIGLAGLQSLEQTVTRTGKGAHIVFVLDRSASMNETFGGQTPDENEQSKAQAARRLLSEFVNRRPHDLFGVAGFSTQPFYISPLTEHKSAIQAAINSLETPGLAFTNVAKGLGMGLSYFKDQPHTGSRVIVLVSDGAATLDHRAQKTLREWFERYRVSLYWFFLRTENGQGIFTEPKSHRDDNPRVMPERHLHKFFNTLSVSYHAYEVDTAESLQAAIAELDELESLPLIYQEKLPKQSLAAWCYGFALFFVLLLVAVKFLEKRS; from the coding sequence ATGAATCTTGCTTTTCATCTGCCCTGGCTGCTGGTTTTATTGCCACTCAGCTTATTACCTTTTTTTAACAGTTTGTTTGACCGGCATGCGACGCCCAGCAGACAGCTGATCAAGCTGAATCCACTCACTATCTGGCTAAATCGCTTAATAAAGCTCTCTGCCGCTTTTGCTATAGCGTCAGTCATTATTGGACTTGCGGGTTTACAAAGCCTAGAGCAAACGGTGACACGAACAGGAAAAGGGGCACATATTGTGTTTGTGCTGGATCGAAGTGCCAGCATGAATGAGACCTTTGGTGGTCAGACACCTGATGAAAATGAGCAGTCAAAAGCTCAGGCTGCCAGACGTTTATTATCGGAATTTGTTAATCGTCGTCCACATGATTTGTTTGGGGTAGCCGGTTTTAGTACACAGCCTTTTTATATCAGCCCATTAACTGAACATAAAAGCGCGATTCAGGCCGCAATCAATAGTCTGGAAACACCTGGATTAGCGTTTACCAACGTCGCTAAGGGCCTTGGAATGGGGCTAAGCTACTTTAAAGACCAACCCCATACTGGCTCTCGCGTGATTGTCTTAGTCTCTGATGGGGCGGCAACGTTAGATCATCGAGCCCAGAAAACCCTAAGGGAATGGTTTGAACGTTATCGAGTCAGCTTGTATTGGTTCTTTTTACGTACAGAAAACGGACAAGGCATCTTTACCGAGCCAAAATCACATCGTGATGATAATCCCAGAGTCATGCCTGAACGCCATTTACATAAGTTTTTCAATACGTTATCTGTGTCCTATCACGCATATGAAGTCGATACCGCCGAATCACTTCAGGCTGCCATTGCAGAGCTGGATGAATTGGAAAGTTTACCTTTGATTTATCAGGAAAAACTACCAAAACAAAGTCTGGCAGCTTGGTGTTATGGCTTTGCCTTATTTTTTGTATTACTTCTCGTTGCAGTGAAATTTTTGGAGAAACGCTCATGA
- a CDS encoding MxaK protein translates to MMLRRRYIQHLMLVISLIFLSLLSLQILERQHQKEINEAIQLLQSPRLVEMNEIDLTEPELQFAYAHHLQQRGMFEDAVDAYGKAERMSSPAMLKLVYYNMGNLYLEQAIETAEKMGIDRATALADVAKDLYKSALKNDPEFWAAKYNYEAAQRLSRDLPLGDLQESGEAQESSEELWSAMPGFPLGLP, encoded by the coding sequence ATGATGTTGCGTCGTCGTTATATACAACATCTTATGCTGGTCATTAGTTTAATTTTTCTCAGTTTACTGAGTCTGCAAATATTGGAAAGACAGCATCAAAAAGAGATTAACGAGGCCATACAACTTTTACAGTCTCCTCGCTTGGTAGAGATGAATGAAATTGATCTGACAGAGCCTGAATTACAGTTTGCCTATGCCCATCATTTGCAACAGCGAGGCATGTTTGAAGACGCGGTTGATGCCTATGGTAAAGCCGAACGTATGAGCTCTCCTGCCATGCTGAAACTGGTTTATTACAATATGGGGAATCTCTATCTAGAGCAGGCGATTGAGACAGCAGAGAAGATGGGAATTGATCGTGCCACAGCACTGGCCGATGTTGCTAAAGATCTCTATAAATCAGCATTAAAAAATGATCCTGAGTTCTGGGCAGCAAAATACAACTATGAAGCAGCGCAGCGACTTTCTCGTGATTTACCTCTTGGTGATTTACAAGAGTCAGGTGAAGCACAAGAAAGCTCCGAAGAATTATGGTCAGCCATGCCTGGCTTCCCCCTAGGTTTGCCTTAG
- a CDS encoding VWA domain-containing protein has product MAMLQAARSLPCGSKVGLAVFTERVPALLYSPIEVCNDYPVLEASIDALDWRMAWVADSNIGQALYNTRELMMNDVLAGSKLVFFTDGHEAPPVNPRYAPDFSYLDTEEQKENWKAGIIIGVGELGLSKIPKFDEDGVQIGFYTAEDVPHASRFGLPEDPSKVEGYIPRNGPWGTAKVVGTEHMSSLKQDYLMDLAQQNHMLYHHLENNAALAKALQKNDFAYEAKQPTQFNNIAAALALFLLLYCYQPFRKKWAV; this is encoded by the coding sequence GTGGCCATGCTTCAGGCTGCCAGAAGTTTGCCATGTGGCTCAAAAGTAGGCTTAGCTGTGTTCACCGAACGTGTTCCTGCGCTGCTCTATTCACCTATCGAAGTCTGTAATGATTATCCGGTACTTGAGGCAAGTATTGATGCACTTGACTGGCGTATGGCATGGGTCGCTGACAGCAATATCGGACAAGCCCTATATAACACTCGTGAGCTGATGATGAATGACGTTCTTGCAGGAAGTAAGCTGGTGTTTTTCACCGATGGTCATGAAGCACCACCCGTGAATCCACGCTATGCCCCCGATTTCAGTTACCTGGATACCGAAGAGCAAAAAGAAAATTGGAAAGCCGGCATCATCATTGGTGTTGGCGAACTTGGCTTGAGTAAAATTCCGAAATTTGATGAAGACGGTGTGCAGATTGGCTTCTATACCGCTGAAGATGTACCTCATGCCTCTCGCTTTGGTTTGCCAGAAGACCCAAGTAAAGTAGAAGGATATATCCCTCGTAATGGCCCTTGGGGAACAGCCAAAGTGGTCGGTACTGAACACATGTCCAGCCTCAAACAAGACTATTTAATGGACCTGGCTCAGCAAAATCACATGCTTTATCATCATCTGGAAAACAATGCCGCGCTGGCTAAAGCCCTGCAAAAAAATGACTTTGCTTATGAAGCCAAACAACCCACTCAGTTCAACAATATAGCAGCCGCCCTGGCCTTATTCCTGCTTCTGTATTGCTATCAACCTTTCAGAAAGAAATGGGCTGTATAA
- a CDS encoding phospholipase A — translation MKTASLSFLLSMLTVGYMPMVIADDKLNQCLLTQLATADDSMPVGDIRQFCESSITQQALEEASPKPEPMDIKVTESGVETEDKSAITRRLFLEKKEAKNPFVLLPHKPNYIILSNNMASPNEAPFETAYPGDNIHLQPWETKFQISLKLPVAYDLFNGRADAYVAYTNRSFWQQFNKNSSSPFRESDHEPEAWLSFKTNYELFGIKNSLIRTGVVHQSNGQAGTLSRSWNRVYTDFVFEHNDWYYSFKPWWRIPDSSSDDDNPDIEEYMGNFEFGAVYKMDNHSFDILLRNNLNFDDNYGAVQLGWSFPLTDRVKGYVQWFNGYGESLIDYDAHSNSIGFGIQLSDWL, via the coding sequence ATGAAGACGGCATCACTCTCGTTTCTTTTATCAATGCTGACTGTTGGCTATATGCCCATGGTCATTGCCGATGATAAGTTAAATCAATGCTTGCTCACCCAATTAGCTACTGCTGACGATAGCATGCCGGTTGGCGATATCAGACAGTTTTGTGAATCAAGTATCACTCAACAAGCACTCGAAGAAGCCTCACCTAAACCTGAGCCTATGGATATCAAAGTGACAGAATCGGGTGTAGAGACAGAAGATAAGTCTGCGATCACTCGCCGTTTGTTTTTGGAAAAGAAAGAAGCCAAAAATCCGTTTGTATTATTACCCCACAAGCCAAATTACATTATTTTAAGTAATAATATGGCGTCGCCGAATGAAGCGCCTTTTGAAACCGCTTATCCGGGTGACAATATTCACTTACAACCCTGGGAAACCAAGTTTCAAATCAGTTTGAAACTACCTGTTGCCTATGACCTATTCAATGGTCGGGCAGATGCCTATGTGGCCTATACCAATCGCTCATTCTGGCAACAGTTTAATAAAAACAGCTCATCGCCTTTCCGTGAATCAGATCATGAACCAGAAGCCTGGCTATCGTTTAAAACAAATTATGAATTATTCGGTATAAAAAACTCGCTTATTCGGACGGGTGTTGTGCACCAGTCAAACGGTCAGGCAGGTACATTGTCACGCAGCTGGAACCGGGTCTATACCGACTTTGTGTTTGAGCACAATGACTGGTATTACTCATTCAAACCATGGTGGCGTATTCCGGATAGCAGTAGTGATGATGACAATCCTGATATCGAAGAATATATGGGTAACTTTGAATTTGGCGCTGTATATAAAATGGATAACCACAGCTTTGATATTTTGCTGCGGAATAACCTCAATTTTGATGATAACTATGGTGCCGTTCAATTGGGCTGGAGTTTCCCGCTTACCGACCGCGTAAAGGGTTATGTGCAATGGTTTAATGGCTATGGTGAAAGCCTGATTGACTATGACGCACACTCCAATAGCATTGGTTTTGGTATCCAGCTGAGTGACTGGTTATAA
- the ychF gene encoding redox-regulated ATPase YchF, translated as MGFKCGIVGLPNVGKSTLFNALTEAGIDAQNYPFCTIEPNVGIVPVPDPRMDKLAAIVSPERVLPTTMEFVDIAGLVAGASKGEGLGNKFLANIRETDAIAHVVRCFEDDNIVHVSGKVSPLDDIEVINTELALADLESVEKAITKTTRDAKSGDKTAKARLELLTQMREELDGGKPVRAMGLDKDQLALIRDLHLLTIKPTMYIANVSEDGFENNPALDAVKQLAEQESANVVVICAAIESEIAGLEDDEKVEFLSEIGQDEPGLNRVIRAGYELLGLHTYFTAGVKEVRAWTVKVGATAPEGAGVIHTDFQKGFIRAEVISYDDFVQFNGEQGAKDAGKWRLEGKEYVIKDGDVMHFRFNV; from the coding sequence ATGGGATTTAAGTGCGGTATCGTCGGTTTACCTAATGTTGGCAAATCAACCTTGTTTAATGCATTGACTGAAGCCGGTATCGATGCGCAGAACTATCCTTTTTGTACCATTGAACCGAATGTTGGCATCGTCCCAGTCCCTGACCCTCGAATGGATAAGCTGGCTGCGATTGTCAGTCCTGAACGGGTTTTGCCAACCACCATGGAATTCGTTGATATTGCTGGCTTAGTTGCTGGTGCTTCAAAAGGTGAAGGTTTAGGTAATAAATTCCTCGCCAATATCCGTGAAACGGATGCGATTGCCCACGTGGTACGTTGTTTTGAAGATGACAATATCGTCCATGTATCTGGCAAAGTCTCACCACTGGATGATATCGAAGTAATTAACACGGAATTAGCCTTGGCTGATTTAGAAAGTGTTGAGAAAGCCATCACTAAAACCACACGTGACGCAAAAAGTGGCGATAAAACGGCGAAAGCAAGATTAGAGTTACTCACACAAATGCGTGAGGAGTTAGATGGTGGTAAACCTGTCCGCGCTATGGGCTTGGATAAAGATCAACTAGCCTTGATTCGTGACTTACACCTGCTGACGATCAAACCGACCATGTATATCGCTAACGTCTCTGAAGATGGGTTTGAAAATAATCCGGCATTGGATGCGGTGAAACAATTGGCAGAACAAGAAAGCGCCAATGTAGTGGTTATCTGTGCGGCGATTGAGTCAGAAATTGCTGGACTGGAAGACGATGAAAAAGTCGAGTTCTTAAGTGAGATCGGACAAGACGAGCCTGGCCTGAATCGTGTCATCCGTGCCGGATATGAATTGCTTGGTTTGCATACATATTTTACTGCGGGTGTAAAAGAAGTTCGTGCCTGGACAGTGAAAGTGGGCGCGACAGCACCAGAAGGCGCTGGCGTTATTCATACTGACTTCCAGAAAGGTTTTATCCGTGCTGAAGTTATTAGTTATGATGACTTTGTGCAATTCAACGGAGAGCAAGGCGCTAAAGATGCAGGTAAATGGCGTCTGGAAGGGAAAGAGTATGTCATCAAAGACGGTGATGTCATGCATTTCCGCTTCAACGTTTAG